In Catharus ustulatus isolate bCatUst1 chromosome 27, bCatUst1.pri.v2, whole genome shotgun sequence, the following are encoded in one genomic region:
- the YKT6 gene encoding synaptobrevin homolog YKT6 produces MRLYSLSVLYKGDPKVHLLKAAYDVSTFNFFQRSSVQEFMTFTSQLITERSALGSRASVKEQEYLCHVYVRSDGLAGVVIADNEYPQRVCFTLLDKVLDEFSRQVSKMDWPTGSPATISYSALDGYLSKYQNPRDADPMTRVQAELDETKIILHNTMESLLERGEKLDDLVSKSEVLGAQSKAFYKTARKQNSCCEIM; encoded by the exons ATGAGGCTCTACAGCCTAAGTGTCCTTTACAAAGGTGACCCTAAAGTGCATTTGCTCAAAGCTGCCTATGACGTGTCCACCTTCAACTTCTTTCAGAGATCCAG tgtgcAGGAGTTCATGACGTTCACGAGCCAGCTGATCACGGAGCGCTCGgcgctgggcagcagggccTCGGTCAAGGAGCAAG AGTACCTGTGCCATGTGTATGTCCGGAGCGATGGGCTCGCCGGAGTAGTGATTGCAGACAATGAATATCCACAGCGGGTTTGTTTCACCTTGCTGGACAAG GTGCTGGATGAGTTCTCCAGGCAGGTCAGCAAGATGGACTGGCCCACAGGGTCACCTGCCACCATCAGCTACTCTGCCTTGGATGGATATCTCAGCAAATACCAG AACCCCCGGGATGCTGACCCAATGACCcgagtgcaggcagagctggacgAGACCAAAATCATCTTg CACAACACTATGGAATCACTGCTGGAGCGTGGGGAGAAGCTGGATGACCTGGTCTCCAAAtcagaggtgctgggagcacagTCCAAAGCCTTCTACAAAACG GCCCGAAAGCAGAATTCCTGCTGTGAAATCATGTGA